From the genome of Sediminibacter sp. Hel_I_10:
AAAAGTAGTAACTTTTCAGTAAGTGTGGTCTTGCCGGCATCTGGATGCGAAATAATTCCGAAAGTACGTCGTCTGTTGATTTCCTTAATAAAACTCATAATCCTTGAAATTGAGTGCAAAAGTAGTTATTTCTTTGAGATTCTAAGATTTTAGATCCTGTTTTACTTTGCTAAGAGAACGTTAAATTCCAACTATTTTGAAGTACCATTTCTATTAACCTTCAAATTGTTAATATTAGTTGTTATTTTTGTTTGCTATGACAGAAGAACGTGTAATTCTAGTAAATGAAAAAGATGAGCAAATTGGTACCATGCCAAAGATGGAAGCTCATGAAAAAGCGCTCCTACACCGAGCCTTTTCCGTATTTGTATTTAATAAAGATAAACAGTTGATGGTGCAGCAACGCGCTAAGCATAAGTACCATTCACCTTTGCTTTGGACCAATACATGTTGCAGTCACCAAAGAGAGGGCGAATCTAATTTAGATGCTGGTAAGCGACGCCTTATGGAAGAGATGGGCTTTGTAACAGGCTTGGAAGAGTCTATATCTTTTATATATAAAGCTCCATTTGACAATGGCCTCACAGAGCATGAATTTGATCATATCTTAATTGGTACCTATAACGAGGAACCTAAAATTAATCCTGACGAAGTTGAGGCTTGGAAATGGATGGATTTAGAGAGTATTAAACAAGATATGATTGATCAACCAGAACTCTATACTGCCTGGTT
Proteins encoded in this window:
- the idi gene encoding isopentenyl-diphosphate Delta-isomerase is translated as MTEERVILVNEKDEQIGTMPKMEAHEKALLHRAFSVFVFNKDKQLMVQQRAKHKYHSPLLWTNTCCSHQREGESNLDAGKRRLMEEMGFVTGLEESISFIYKAPFDNGLTEHEFDHILIGTYNEEPKINPDEVEAWKWMDLESIKQDMIDQPELYTAWFKIIFEKFYEHINITKS